One window of the Anas acuta chromosome 12, bAnaAcu1.1, whole genome shotgun sequence genome contains the following:
- the SNUPN gene encoding snurportin-1, with amino-acid sequence MEELSAALQALAEPAGPHPRLGAYKGRSGGGLGQAERRQRLLRLQRERRLDYVNHARRLAENDWVGVESDEEEDEEEDEEEEMEVERKLPKRYANQLMLSEWLIDVPVDLEQEWLAVVCPVGKRALVVASRGSTAAYTKSGFCVTRFPSLLPGGNRHNSTSEKVYCILDCIYSEAQQTYYILDVMCWRGHPVYDCQTDFRFFWLFSKIQEEEGLGEKSRINPYKFVGLQNYPCTPESLCTVLAADYPFEVDGLLFYHKQTHYTPGSTPLVGWLRPYMLPEILGLSVPPTALTAKPHYAGHQLQQIIESKKSKKLAEGPPSTAGDGHYELEHLSTPQPAGSPGGQEEAVRMEN; translated from the exons ATGGAGGAGCTGAGCGCGGCCCTGCAGGCCTTGGCCGAGCCCGCGGGGCCGCACCCGAGGCTCGGCGCCTACAAGGGCCgctccgggggggggctggggcaggccGAGCGCCGGCAGCGCCTCCTCCGCCTCCAGAGAGA GAGGCGGCTGGACTACGTGAACCATGCCCGGAGGCTGGCAGAGAACGACTGGGTTGGGGTGGAGAGcgatgaggaggaggatgaagaggaggatgaggaggaggagatggaggtggaGAGGAAGCTGCCCAAGCGCTACGCCAACCAG CTGATGCTGTCCGAGTGGCTGATTGATGTCCCCGTGGACCTGGAGCAGGAGTGGCTTGCTGTGGTGTGTCCCGTCGGGAAGCGGGCGCTGGTCGTGGCCTCCCGG GGCTCCACAGCGGCTTACACCAAGAGCGGCTTCTGTGTCACCAGGTTCCCCTCGCTGCTCCCAGGGGGAAACCGGCACAATTCAACGAGTGAGAAAG TGTACTGCATCTTGGACTGCATCTACAGCGAGGCGCAGCAGACGTACTACATCCTCGACGTGATGTGCTGGAGGGGACACCCTGTGTACGACTGCCAG ACTGACTTCAGATTCTTCTGGCTCTTCTCAAAGATCCAAGAGGAGGAAGGGCTGGGAGAGAAAAGCAGGATTAATCCA TACAAATTTGTGGGCCTGCAGAATTATCCCTGCACCCCGGAGAGCCTGTGCACGGTGCTGGCCGCGGACTACCCGTTCGAG GTCGACGGCCTTCTCTTCTACCACAAGCAAACCCACTACACGCCCGGCAGCACCCCGCTGGTGGGCTGGCTCCGGCCCTACATGCTGCCCGAGATCCTGGGGCTCTCCGTGCCCCCCACGGCGCTCACAGCCAAGCCCCACTACGCTGGGCATCAGCTCCAGCAGATCATCGAGAGCAAGAAGAGTAAAAAGCTGGCGGAGGGGCCGCCGAGCACTGCTGGGGACGGGCACTACGAGTTGGAACATTTGTCTACCCCGCAGCCAGCGGGCTCGCCGGGGGGCCAGGAGGAAGCAGTGAGGATGGAGAATTag
- the SNX33 gene encoding sorting nexin-33 — translation MALRARALYNFQSENREEISIQENEELVIFSEDSLDGWLQGTNSRGETGLFPASYVEILRSRAGSGYTESPGSPAGSPGHGSAFYASPPSVSYQGSFEDDDDDDWDDWDDACTVVEEPRGPPGANGHPSAGLQPPAPPYYGHQPAGYRAKPSLERQDSLSSSKRGSVVGRNLNRFSCFVRSGVEAFILGDVPLMSKIAEAYSIEMGARGPQWRANPHPFICSVEDPTKQTKFKGIKSYISYKLTPSNINSPVYRRYKHFDWLYNRLLHKFTVISVPHLPEKQATGRFEEDFIEKRKRRLILWMEHMTSHPVLSQYEGFQHFLCCRDEKQWKLGKRRAEKDEMVGASFLLTIQIPTEHQDLQDVEDRVDAFKAFSKKMDDSVLQLTNVASELVRKHVGGFRKEFQKLGNAFQAISHSFHMDPPYSSDALNNAISHTGKTYETVGEMFAEQPKNDLFLMLDTLSLYQGLLSNFPDIIHLQKGAFAKVKESQRMSDEGRMDQEEADGIRKRCRVVGFALQAEMNHFHERRVADFKRMMQSYLKQQIIFYQRVSQQLEKTLRMYDNL, via the exons ATGGCGCTGCGAGCCCGAGCGCTCTACAACTTCCAGAGCGAGAACAGGGAGGAGATCAGCATCCAGGAGAACGAGGAGCTCGTCATCTTCAGCGAGGACTCTCTGGAcggctggctgcagggcaccAACAGCCGCGGCGAGACCGGCCTCTTCCCGGCCTCCTACGTGGAAATCCTCCGCTCCCGAGCGGGCTCCGGCTACACCGAGAGCCCCGGCAGCCCCGCCGGCTCCCCCGGGCACGGCTCGGCCTTCTACGCCTCGCCGCCGAGCGTCTCGTACCAGGGCAGCTTCGAGGATGACGACGATGATGACTGGGATGACTGGGACGACGCCTGCAcggtggtggaggagccccgcggccccccggGTGCCAACGGGCACCCCTCggccgggctgcagcccccggcgcCGCCCTACTACGGCCACCAGCCCGCCGGCTACCGGGCCAAGCCGTCGCTGGAGAGGCAGGACAGCTTGAGCTCCTCCAAGAGGGGCAGCGTGGTGGGCAGGAACCTCAACCGCTTCTCCTGCTTCGTGCGCTCGGGGGTGGAAGCCTTCATCCTGGGCGACGTGCCCCTGATGTCCAAGATCGCCGAGGCGTACAGCATCGAGATGGGGGCGCGGGGCCCCCAGTGGAGGGCCAACCCCCACCCCTTCATCTGCTCGGTGGAGGACCCCACCAAGCAGACCAAGTTCAAGGGCATCAAGAGCTACATCTCCTACAAGCTGACCCCCAGCAACATCAACTCGCCCGTCTACCGGCGCTACAAGCACTTCGACTGGCTCTACAACCGCCTGCTGCACAAGTTCACCGTCATCTCGGTGCCCCACCTGCCCGAGAAGCAGGCCACCGGGCGCTTCGAGGAGGACTTCATCGAGAAGCGCAAGCGGCGCCTGATCCTCTGGATGGAGCATATGACCAGCCACCCCGTCCTCTCGCAGTACGAGGGCTTCCAGCACTTCCTCTGCTGCCGCGACGAGAAGCAGTGGAAGCTGGGCAAGCGGCGGGCCGAGAAGGACGAGATGGTGGGCGCCAGCTTCCTGCTCACCATCCAGATCCCCACGGAGCACCAGGACCTGCAGGACGTGGAGGACCGGGTGGACGCCTTCAAGGCCTTCAGCAAGAAGATGGACGACAGCGTCCTGCAGCTCACCAACGTGGCCTCGGAGCTGGTGCGCAAGCACGTGGGGGGCTTCAGGAAGGAGTTCCAGAAGTTGGGCAACGCCTTCCAGGCCATCAGCCACTCCTTCCACATGGACCCCCCCTACAGCTCCGACGCCCTCAACAACGCCATCTCCCACACGGGCAAGACGTACGAGACCGTGGGGGAGATGTTCGCCGAGCAGCCCAAGAACGACCTGTTCCTCATGCTGGACACTCTCTCTTTGTACCAGGGGCTCCTCTCCAACTTCCCGGACATCATCCACCTCCAGAAAG GCGCCTTCGCGAAGGTGAAGGAGAGCCAGCGGATGAGCGACGAGGGCCGCATGGACCAGGAGGAGGCGGACGGGATCCGCAAGCGCTGCCGCGTGGTGGGCTTCGCCCTGCAGGCCGAGATGAACCACTTCCACGAGCGGCGCGTGGCCGACTTCAAGAGGATGATGCAGTCCTACCTGAAGCAGCAGATCATCTTCTACCAGCGCGtcagccagcagctggagaagaCGCTGCGCATGTACGACAACCTCTAA
- the PTPN9 gene encoding tyrosine-protein phosphatase non-receptor type 9 codes for MAAELSAEEEQATKQFLEEINKWTGQYNVSPLSWNVAVKFLMARKFDVLRAIELFHSYRETRLKEGIVKLKPHEEPLRSELLSGKFTILSVRDPSGASIALFTAKLHHPSRSVQHVVLQALFYLLDRAVESFETQRNGLVFIYDMAGSQYTNFELDLSKKILNLLKGAFPARLKKVFIVGAPMWFRLPYSIISLLLKEKLRERVQMVKMSELKEHLPRECLPETLGGCLKLDPLSWNCRFLPQQNGHPDPLDELILVPLVAPKDNGSVHVPGPRSVTLPELLEHVGRKQKRGIYEEYEEIRRRSPAGTFACSLAPYNQEKNRYGDVPCLDQTRVKLAKPYSRPELTDYINASFMDGYKQRNTYIGTQGPLENTYGDFWRMVWEQNVLVIVMTTRLEEGGRRKCGQYWPLEKDSHMSFGALTVTNLGVENLGHYKKTILEIHSSEGKEQRLLSHFQYLSWPDYGVPSSAATLIDFLGAVKQQQRVAVSALGPRFKGHPGGPPLVVHCSAGIGRTGTFCALDICLSQLQDVGTLDIRQTVLRMRRQRAFSIQTPEQYYFCYTAVLEHARRQGLLPEKGSPGC; via the exons ATGGCCGCGGAGCTGAGCGCCGAGGAGGAGCAG GCCACCAAGCAGTTCCTGGAGGAGATCAACAAGTGGACGGGCCAGTACAATGTGTCCCCGCTCTCCTGGAACGTGGCCGTCAAGTTCCTCATGGCCCGCAAGTTCGACGTCCTGCGGGCCATCGAGCTCTTCCACTCCTACCGG GAGACGCGGCTGAAGGAGGGCATCGTGAAGCTGAAGCCCCACGAGGAGCCGCTGCGCTCGGAGCTGCTCAGCGGCAAGTTCACCATCCTG AGCGTGCGGGACCCCTCGGGGGCTTCCATCGCCCTCTTCACCGCCAAGCTGCACCACCCCAGCAGGAGCGTGCAGCACGTGGTGCTCCAGGCGCTCTTCTACCTGCTGGACAGAGCCGTGGAGAG TTTTGAGACGCAGAGGAACGGGCTGGTGTTCATCTACGACATGGCCGGCTCGCAGTACACCAACTTCGAGCTGGACCTCAGCAAGAAGATCCTCAACCTGCTCAAG GGAGCCTTCCCGGCGCGGCTGAAGAAGGTTTTCATCGTGGGAGCGCCCATGTGGTTCCGCCTGCCCTACTCCATCATCAGCCTGCTGCTCAAGGAGAAGCTGCGCGAGAGG GTGCAGATGGTGAAGATGTCGGAGCTGAAGGAGCACCTGCCCCGAGAGTGCCTGCCCGAGACCCTGGGGGGCTGCCTCAAGCTGGACCCCCTGAGCTGGAACTGCCGCTTCCTGCCGCAGCAGAACGGGCACCCCGACCCCCTGGACGAGCTCATCCTGGTGCCGCTGGTGGCCCCCAAGGACAACGGCTCCGTGCACGTCCCCGGCCCCCGCTCGGTCACCCTGCccgagctgctggagcacgTGGGCCGCAAGCAGAAGCGCGGCATCTACGAGGAGTACGAGGAGATCCGGCGCAGGAGCCCCGCCGGGACCTTCGCCTGCTCCTT GGCGCCCTACAACCAGGAGAAGAACCGCTACGGGGACGTGCCCTGCCTGGACCAGACCCGCGTCAAGCTGGCCAAGCCCTACAGCCGCCCCGAG CTCACCGACTACATCAACGCCAGCTTCATGGACGGCTACAAGCAGCGCAACACCTACATCGGGACGCAGG GGCCCCTGGAGAACACCTACGGGGACTTCTGGCGCATGGTGTGGGAGCAGAACGTCCTGGTCATCGTGATGACGACCCG gctgGAGGAGGGCGGCAGGAGGAAGTGCGGCCAGTACTGGCCCCTGGAGAAGGACTCCCACATGTCCTTCGGGGCCCTGACCGTCACCAACCTGGGCGTGGAGAACCTCGGCCACTACAAGAAAACCATCCTGGAGATCCACAGCTCTGAG GGCAAGGAGCAGCGGCTGCTGTCCCACTTCCAGTACCTGAGCTGGCCGGATTATGGGGTCCCCTCCTCGGCCGCCACCCTCATCGACTTTTTGGGGGcggtgaagcagcagcagcgggtggCCGTCAGCGCTTTGGGGCCGCGCTTCAAGGGGCACCCGGGGGGCCCCCCGCTCGTGGTGCACTGCAGCGCCGGCATCGGCCGGACGG GTACTTTCTGCGCGCTGGACATCtgcctgtcccagctgcaggacgTGGGCACGCTGGACATCCGGCAGACGGTGCTGCGCATGCGGAGGCAGCGAGCCTTCAGCATCCAGACGCCCGAGCAGTATTACTTCTGCTACACCGCCGTCCTGGAGCACGCCCGGcgccaggggctgctgcccgAAAAGGGCTCGCCGGGATGCTGA